A part of Numida meleagris isolate 19003 breed g44 Domestic line chromosome 27, NumMel1.0, whole genome shotgun sequence genomic DNA contains:
- the RPL36 gene encoding 60S ribosomal protein L36: MAIRYPMAVGLNKGYKVTKNVSKPRHCRRRGRLTKHTKFVRDMIREVCGFAPYERRAMELLKVSKDKRALKFIKKRVGTHIRAKRKREELSNVLAAMRKAAAKKD, encoded by the exons ATGGCGATCCGCTACCCTATGGCCGTCGGCCTCAACAAGGGCTACAAGGTGACGAAGAACGTGTCCAAGCCCAGGCACTGCCGCCGCCGCGGG CGCCTGACCAAACACACCAAGTTTGTGCGAGACATGATCAGGGAGGTCTGCGGCTTCGCACCCTATGAAAGACGTGCTATGGAACTGCTGAAAGTTTCCAAAGATAAACGTGCTCTGAAGTTCATAAAGAAACGG gttGGCACTCACATTCGGGCCAAGCGAAAGCGGGAAGAACTCAGTAACGTCCTGGCAGCCATGAGGAAAGCTGCTGCAAAGAAGGACTGA
- the LONP1 gene encoding lon protease homolog, mitochondrial has translation MTALTPLLVPEHFPNVPLIAVTRNPVFPRFIKIIEVKNKKLVELLRRKVRLAQPYAGVFLKKDDNNESDVVEDLNEIYQMGTFVQIHEMQDLGDKLRMIVMGHRRIRINRQLEVEPEEPESKQKVRRKQKRPKKEAEEEPGAKEQAVEVVLDPVAASSQEVLMVEVENVVHEDFQITEEVKALTAEIVKTIRDIIALNPLYRESVLQMMQAGQRVVDNPIYLSDMGAALTGAESHELQDILEETSIPKRLYKALSLLKKEYELSKLQQRLGREVEEKIKQTHRKYLLQEQLKIIKKELGLEKEDKDAIEEKFRERLKELVVPKHVMDVIDEELNKLSLLDNHSSEFNVTRNYLDWLTSIPWGKCSEENLELTRARAVLEEDHYGMDDVKKRILEFIAVSQLRGSTQGKILCFYGPPGVGKTSIARSIARALNREYFRFSVGGMTDVAEIKGHRRTYVGAMPGKIIQCLKKTKTENPLILIDEVDKIGRGYQGDPSSALLELLDPEQNSNFLDHYLDVPVDLSKVLFICTANVTETIPEPLRDRMEVINVSGYVAEEKLAIAERYLVPQARVLCGLDENKAKITSDVLTVLIKQYCRESGVRNLQKQVEKVLRKSAYKIVSGEAETVHVTPENLQDFVGKPIFTVDRMYETTPPGVVMGLAWTAMGGSTLFVETSLKRPKDKESKDGSLEVTGQLGDVMKESAKIAYTFARAFLMQKEPNNDFLMSSHIHLHVPEGATPKDGPSAGCTIVTALLSLAMNCPVRQNVAMTGEVSLTGKILPVGGIKEKTIAAKRAGVTCIILPSENKKDYYDLAGFITEGLEVHFVEHYKEVFDIAFSKQDSAAG, from the exons ATGACGGCGCTGACGCCGCTGCTGGTGCCCGAGCACTTCCCCAACGTGCCGCTCATCGCCGTGACGCGCAACCCCGTGTTCCCGCGCTTCATCAAGATCATCGAG GTGAAAAATAAGAAGCTGGTTGAGctgctgaggaggaaagttCGTCTTGCCCAGCCTTATGCTggtgttttccttaaaaaggaTGATAA CAATGAATCAGACGTGGTGGAGGATCTGAACGAAATCTACCAGATGGGAACGTTTGTACAGATCCACGAGATGCAGGACCTGGGAGACAAGCTGCGCATGATAGTCATGGGGCACCGAAG AATCCGTATAAACCGGCAGCTGGAGGTGGAGCCCGAGGAGCCTGAGAGCAAACAGAAGGTCAGGAGGAAACAGAAGCGCCCTAAGAAAGAGGCTGAGGAGGAGCCTGGAGCAAAGGAGCAGGCTGTCGAGGTGGTGCTGGATCCTGTAGCTGCTTCCTCGCAGGAAGTTCTCATGGTAGAAGTAGAGAACGTGGTTCATGAAGACTTTCAGATCACAGAAGAGGTTAAA GCTCTTACTGCAGAAATTGTCAAAACAATCCGGGACATCATTGCCTTGAACCCTTTGTACAG AGAGTCTGTACTTCAGATGATGCAGGCTGGACAGCGTGTGGTAGATAACCCCATCTATCTGAGTGACATGGGTGCAGCGCTGACGGGGGCAGAGTCACACGAGCTTCAAGACATCTTGGAAGAAACCAGT ATTCCCAAACGGCTTTACAAAGCCCTTTCCCTTTTGAAGAAGGAATATGAGCTGAGCAAACTGCAGCAACGTCTTGGAAGGGAG GTTGAGGAGAAGATCAAGCAGACGCATCGCAAATACCTTCTCCAGGAGCAACTGAAGATCATTAAAAAAGAGCTAGGTCTGGAAAAAGAGGACAAGGATGCTATAGAAGAGAAATTTCGTGAGCGACTGAAAGAGCTGGTAGTGCCAAAGCACGTCATGGACGTGATTGATGAGGAGTTGAACAAATTGAGCTTGCTGGATAATCACTCCTCAGAATTCAA TGTTACACGGAACTACTTGGACTGGCTGACATCCATCCCGTGGGGTAAGTGCAGCGAGGAGAACCTGGAGCTGACCAGAGCCCGAGCAGTTCTGGAGGAGGATCACTATGGAATGGATGACGTCAAAAAGCGAATCCTG GAGTTCATAGCAGTCAGCCAGCTGCGAGGATCTACCCAGGGGAAGATCTTGTGCTTTTATGGCCCCCCTGGGGTTGGCAAAACCAGCATCGCCCGCTCCATTGCCAGAGCCCTAAACAGGGAGTACTTCCGCTTCAGCGTCGGAGGGATGACTGATGTGGCAGAAATCAAGGGACACAG GAGGACGTATGTTGGAGCAATGCCGGGAAAAATCATCCAGTGCCTGAAGAAGACTAAAACAGAGAATCCACTGATACTGATTGATGAG GTGGATAAAATAGGAAGAGGATATCAGGGGGATCCATCCTCAGCCCTGCTAGAGCTGTTGGACCCGGAACAGAACTCAAACTTCTTGGATCATTACCTTGATGTCCCCGTGGACTTATCCAAG GTGCTTTTTATTTGTACTGCCAATGTAACAGAAACCATTCCAGAGCCCCTGCGGGATAGAATGGAAGTCATCAACGTGTCGGGATACGTCGCAGAAGAGAAACTCGCAATTGCAGAG AGGTACTTGGTCCCTCAAGCGCGAGTTCTGTGCGGCCTGgatgaaaacaaagccaaaatcaCATCGGATGTGTTGACTGTTCTCATCAAGCAGTACTGCAGAGAGAGTGGGGTGAGGAATCTACAGAAACAAGTAGAGAAG GTACTGAGAAAATCAGCCTATAAAATTGTGAGTGGAGAAGCAGAGACGGTCCACGTGACACCTGAAAACCTGCAGGACTTTGTAGGAAAGCCCATCTTCACTGTGGATCGAATGTACGAAACCACTCCTCCGGGGGTGGTGATGGGTCTGGCTTGGACAGCTATGG ggGGTTCCACTCTGTTCGTTGAAACATCCCTGAAGCGCCCCAAAGACAAGGAGAGCAAGGATGGGTCCCTGGAAGTGACAGGGCAACTGGGGGACGTAATGAAGGAGAGTGCCAAAATAGCTTACACGTTTGCAAGAGCCTTTCTGATGCAGAAGGAGCCCAACAATGACTTTCTCATGTCGTCCCATATCCACTTGCACGTGCCAGAG GGAGCAACACCAAAGGATGGACCAAGTGCAGGGTGCACCATAGTAACGGCTTTGCTGTCGCTGGCCATGAATTGCCCAGTGAGGCAGAACGTGGCCATGACTGGAGAGGTGTCCTTAACTGGGAAAATTCTTCCTGTTGGTGGCATCAAGGAGAAGACTATTGCG GCGAAGAGGGCAGGTGTTACCTGTATCATTTTGCCATCAGAGAATAAAAAGGATTATTACGACCTTGCTGGATTCATTACAGAAGGACTCGAAGTGCATTTTGTCGAGCACTACAAGGAGGTATTCGATatagcattttcaaaacaggaCTCAGCTGCAGGATGA